AGGTAGTTGTTTATTAAAGCGTGAACAAGCTTATAGTCATCTTCGCCATATTTTTTAGCTAGTTCTACTGCTTGATCTATTAAGACAGCTGGCGCTGTCTTAAATACTTCATATTCAGTAAAGATTGCCAAAAGTATTGCAAGAATACAAAGATTAAGTCTATCAACATTCCAACCACTCTTTAAAAGTTGACTAATTTCAGAGAGATATATTTCTTTTTGCTCAATATATTTTTTATATATTCTTTTTTCAAAACCACTTTCTAAATGTTTAGTACTATTTGAGGTTAAAGTATTTTGAAACTGATTTAATACTAAATTTGAGTAGATAGCTTCACATATAGAAATTCTTTTCCTATGCCTAGAGAGTTTTTTGCTCT
Above is a window of Mycoplasma ovis str. Michigan DNA encoding:
- a CDS encoding transcription antitermination factor NusB — protein: MSIPLKDNKFSDSVEKSKKLSRHRKRISICEAIYSNLVLNQFQNTLTSNSTKHLESGFEKRIYKKYIEQKEIYLSEISQLLKSGWNVDRLNLCILAILLAIFTEYEVFKTAPAVLIDQAVELAKKYGEDDYKLVHALINNYLKKFNSQSNSQQNNLGVTDPNN